Part of the Niallia alba genome is shown below.
TTTGGGCGATGAAAAACTTCAAAGAAGTAGTGGCTGTCACGTTTGACTATAACCAAAGGCATATTACAGAGATTGAATGTGCGAAGAAGATTACTGAAGAACTTGGCATTAAACATCATATTCTTGATATGTCGCTACTAAATCAGCTTGCGCCAAATGCTTTAACAAGGGAAGATATTGCGGTAGAAGAAGGTAAGGATGGCGCATTGCCTTCCACATTTGTTCCAGGACGTAATTTATTGTTTATGTCATTTGCAGGTGTATTAGCAAGTCAAATACAAGCAAAACATATCGTAACTGGCGTTTGTGAGACAGATTTTAGTGGATATCCGGACTGTCGTGACATCTTTATTAAGTCATTGAATGTAACGTTAAATCTTTCAATGGACAATCAATTTGTTATTCATACTCCACTAATGTGGTTAAATAAAGCAGAGACATGGGGACTCGCAGATCAACTGAATGCGTTCGATTTTGTTCGTGAAAAGACATTGACATGCTATAACGGAATTGTTGCAGATGGCTGTGGGGAATGTCCAGCTTGTAAGTTGCGCAAAAAGGGCTTAGATGATTATTTAGCTGGTCGAAAGGGGGTATAATAGGATGCATGACTTTCGAGTAGTAGATAAACTGCAAAAATTTGGGGAAGATATTTCTTCAAAGCAATTAAAATATCATCATAAGCGTGTGATGGTTAGTAAAGAGTTTACCTTTGATGCAGCACATCATTTGCATGCCTACGAAGGGAAATGCATGAATCTGCATGGACATACGTACAAGGTTGTTTTTGGAATTAGTGGCTATTTAGATGACCGCGGATTAATGATAGATTTTGGCGATATTAAAAAGATTTGGAAAAGCGACATTGAAATTTACTTGGATCATCGCTATTTAAATGAGACACTTCCACCAATGAATACTACAGCAGAGAATATTGTTTATTGGATTTTCAAAAAAATGGAAGAAGTCTTGAACAAAGATGAGATGAAACAAGTAGATAATGGGGCAAGAGTGGAATTTGTTCGCCTCTATGAAACTCCTACTAGTTTTGCAGAAATGAAAAGGGAGTGGATGGAGTATGAGTAAAGTACCTGTAATGGAGATATTCGGACCAACGATTCAAGGAGAGGGAATGGTCATTGGCCAAAAAACGATGTTTGTCAGAACAGCAGGCTGCGATTATTCTTGTGCTTGGTGTGATTCTGCCTTTACATGGGATGGCAGCGGCAAGGGACTAATCAAGCAAATGCAGGCAGAAGAGATTTGGCAGGAGCTAGTGCAATTAGGCGGCGATGGTTTTTCTCATGTCACCCTTTCTGGAGGAAACCCAGCCCTATTGAAAAATCTTTCACATTTGGTAGATTTTTTAAAGGAAAAGGAAATAAAAATAGGACTTGAAACCCAGGGAAGTAAATGGCAGGATTGGTTTGTAGATATCGATGAATTGACTATTTCACCAAAACCACCAAGTTCTAAAATGAATACTGATTTTGACATATTAGATTCGATTATGCAAAGATTAAGAGATGCAAATCAAAGTAATCATATTAGTATAAAAGTCGTTGTATTTTCAGATGAAGATTATGACTATGCCAAGAAAGTGCATCTGCGTTATTCAGATATTCCTTTTTTTCTGCAAGTCGGTAATGAAGATAACAAAACGACTGATAACACTCAATTAGTAGAGCAATTATTGACTAAGTATGAGTGGTTGATTGATAAAACAATGCTTGATCATGAGTTCAAAAATGTAAAGGTACTCCCACAGCTACATACGTATATTTGGGGAAATAAGCGTGGCGTGTAGATAATCGGGAAGGTATTTAGGAGGATTTTGGAATGAGTAAAATTAATACTCCTCAAATAGAGGAGGCAATTCGTTTATTATTAGAAGCGGTTGGAGAAGATCCAAATAGAGAAGGATTATTGGATACTCCAAAACGTGTAGCAAAAATGTATGAAGAAGTTTTTTCAGGTCTTACAATCGATCCAAAAGAATATTTTGAAACCATTTTCCATGAAGACCATGAAGAACTTGTATTAGTAAAAGATATTCCTTTTTACTCTATGTGTGAGCATCATTTAGTTCCTTTCTATGGAAAAGCACATGTAGCCTATATTCCTAAAGGAGGAAGGGTTGCAGGATTAAGTAAGCTTGCAAGAGCAATAGAGGCAGTTTCGAAACGCCCGCAGCTGCAAGAACGAATTACATCCACTGTAGCAGATACAATGATGGAAACTTTAGAGCCTCATGGAGTGATGATCGTGGTAGAAGCAGAACATATGTGTATGACAATGCGTGGAGTGAAAAAGCCAGGTGCTAAAACAGTTACTTCTGCTGTTCGTGGTGTTTTCCAAACAGACAGTGACAAGCGAGCAGAAGTATTTGCGATGATAAAATAAGATGAACTATTGAGAAAGGTTAAAAAATCCTGTGAGAGCAGGATTTTTTTTATTAAATTTACTTACCATTTTTTATAATGGCTGTTTTCTAAAGGATTGTTGTTTTTTCAATAGGAAAAAAGAATTAATAGGAAAATTGGAGCAGCCGGAATACACGAAGACGCCACGGGGATTAGCGAGACAGTCTGAGACCCCGGAAAGCGAAGTGTATTCCGGCTGCGGGTAATCGCAACAAACTTTACGAAAACAGCCTTTATAATAAAAGTGGAACTTTTTCGTGGATAGACTGGTCTTTAAGGTAAAGGGGGGTGTTCGATATTACTGGTTTTAATGAGAAGGAGATATATGAACTCTTTTTTGAGAAGGTATATAAAACAACTTTTTATATTCTGAAAAATGAGGAACTTGCGAAAGATGCCACTCATGATACCTTTATAAAGGTATTAAAAAATTTAGGGAAAATAAATAACCACTCCAAGTTAAGTGCTTGGATAACTACGATTGCAACAAGAACTGCCATTGATATCTATAATAAAAACAAAAGACAATCAGCACAATTGTTTGAAGAAGAAAACTATGTGTTAAACACTTATGAATTTAATTATGAGAAAGATGAAATAGAATATTATTTAGCCAATTTACCACCGGAACAAAAACAAGTATTGATATTAAAATATATGGATGACTTATCAGAGAGAGAAATTGCTAAATTGCTTTCTATTAAATTAGGAACAGTTAAATCAAGAATATATCGTGCAAAACAAAAAATGTATCGACAGTATCAATCAGGAGGTGAAAGTAAAGTTGAAGAATAATCAAGAAGATGAAAGATTAAAGGAGCAGTTAGAGAAGGAGTATAACTC
Proteins encoded:
- the queC gene encoding 7-cyano-7-deazaguanine synthase QueC; protein product: MKEILEMKNEKAVVVFSGGQDSTTCLFWAMKNFKEVVAVTFDYNQRHITEIECAKKITEELGIKHHILDMSLLNQLAPNALTREDIAVEEGKDGALPSTFVPGRNLLFMSFAGVLASQIQAKHIVTGVCETDFSGYPDCRDIFIKSLNVTLNLSMDNQFVIHTPLMWLNKAETWGLADQLNAFDFVREKTLTCYNGIVADGCGECPACKLRKKGLDDYLAGRKGV
- the queD gene encoding 6-carboxytetrahydropterin synthase QueD → MHDFRVVDKLQKFGEDISSKQLKYHHKRVMVSKEFTFDAAHHLHAYEGKCMNLHGHTYKVVFGISGYLDDRGLMIDFGDIKKIWKSDIEIYLDHRYLNETLPPMNTTAENIVYWIFKKMEEVLNKDEMKQVDNGARVEFVRLYETPTSFAEMKREWMEYE
- the queE gene encoding 7-carboxy-7-deazaguanine synthase QueE — its product is MSKVPVMEIFGPTIQGEGMVIGQKTMFVRTAGCDYSCAWCDSAFTWDGSGKGLIKQMQAEEIWQELVQLGGDGFSHVTLSGGNPALLKNLSHLVDFLKEKEIKIGLETQGSKWQDWFVDIDELTISPKPPSSKMNTDFDILDSIMQRLRDANQSNHISIKVVVFSDEDYDYAKKVHLRYSDIPFFLQVGNEDNKTTDNTQLVEQLLTKYEWLIDKTMLDHEFKNVKVLPQLHTYIWGNKRGV
- the folE gene encoding GTP cyclohydrolase I FolE gives rise to the protein MSKINTPQIEEAIRLLLEAVGEDPNREGLLDTPKRVAKMYEEVFSGLTIDPKEYFETIFHEDHEELVLVKDIPFYSMCEHHLVPFYGKAHVAYIPKGGRVAGLSKLARAIEAVSKRPQLQERITSTVADTMMETLEPHGVMIVVEAEHMCMTMRGVKKPGAKTVTSAVRGVFQTDSDKRAEVFAMIK
- a CDS encoding RNA polymerase sigma factor, producing MFDITGFNEKEIYELFFEKVYKTTFYILKNEELAKDATHDTFIKVLKNLGKINNHSKLSAWITTIATRTAIDIYNKNKRQSAQLFEEENYVLNTYEFNYEKDEIEYYLANLPPEQKQVLILKYMDDLSEREIAKLLSIKLGTVKSRIYRAKQKMYRQYQSGGESKVEE